A single region of the Phycisphaerae bacterium genome encodes:
- a CDS encoding transposase has product MSREKARRKYTRDFKAQAVERCRQPGMTVIRVAGDLGIAPNALYRWKKELAESGADAFRGHGKRTAADAAK; this is encoded by the coding sequence ATGAGTCGAGAGAAAGCCCGTCGAAAGTACACGAGGGATTTCAAGGCCCAGGCCGTCGAGCGTTGCCGGCAGCCGGGGATGACGGTGATTCGCGTGGCGGGCGATCTGGGGATTGCCCCGAACGCGCTGTATCGCTGGAAGAAAGAGCTGGCGGAGAGCGGCGCCGATGCCTTTCGCGGTCATGGCAAGCGCACGGCGGCCGATGCCGCGAAGTGA
- the porA gene encoding pyruvate ferredoxin oxidoreductase: MARELLTGNAAAGYALAMAGQANRKARGCCGGAYPITPQTEIIEFLRAFEFEKGQIVPVESEHSAMAVCIGASLAGARAFTASSANGLAYMTENVFAAGYFRLPIVMVAVNRTLGPPWNIWTDQGDSLALRDAPWIQLYVESHQDLVDTILVAFRLAEDPRVLLPAMVCMDGFILSHTQMVANLPEQNQVDRYLPICRVPHRLRHEHPATIGGLAWPRETEHMRHEIQEAMVRVLDVLPDTLDEFEHVFERRPKGVISPEFVEDAETVIIASGTMARTARNVIHARREHGERIGLISTKLFRPFPREAFRRLLRGRRRIAVLDRNHSPGSGGIFGQEIAASLQTFTGALIQNYIVGLGGGDVTPAVINRVIDDLASRTVAVDPIWEEVMA, translated from the coding sequence ATGGCGAGAGAGCTGCTTACCGGAAACGCGGCTGCCGGTTACGCGCTGGCGATGGCTGGCCAGGCCAATCGTAAAGCCCGTGGCTGCTGCGGTGGGGCCTATCCGATCACGCCCCAGACCGAGATCATCGAATTTCTCCGGGCATTCGAGTTCGAGAAGGGTCAAATCGTTCCGGTGGAGTCCGAACACAGCGCCATGGCGGTTTGCATTGGCGCCTCGCTTGCCGGCGCCCGCGCGTTCACCGCAAGCTCCGCGAACGGGCTGGCGTATATGACGGAAAACGTCTTCGCGGCAGGTTACTTCCGGCTGCCGATTGTCATGGTCGCAGTCAATCGAACGCTGGGTCCGCCGTGGAACATCTGGACGGACCAGGGTGACAGCCTCGCACTGCGGGACGCACCCTGGATTCAGCTGTATGTTGAGTCTCATCAGGACCTCGTCGATACGATCCTCGTCGCTTTTCGGTTGGCCGAGGACCCGCGAGTGCTTCTGCCGGCGATGGTGTGCATGGACGGATTCATACTTTCGCACACGCAGATGGTGGCCAATCTGCCGGAGCAGAATCAGGTCGATCGCTATCTCCCGATTTGCCGGGTGCCTCACCGGTTGCGGCACGAGCATCCCGCGACCATCGGCGGACTGGCCTGGCCGCGCGAAACGGAGCACATGCGGCACGAAATTCAGGAAGCGATGGTCCGGGTACTCGATGTATTGCCCGACACACTCGACGAATTCGAACACGTTTTCGAGCGGCGTCCGAAAGGCGTGATTTCCCCTGAGTTTGTCGAGGATGCCGAGACCGTGATTATCGCGTCCGGCACCATGGCGAGAACGGCACGCAACGTCATTCACGCCCGACGCGAACACGGGGAGCGCATCGGGCTGATCAGTACGAAGCTGTTTCGCCCGTTTCCTCGCGAGGCATTTCGACGGTTACTGCGGGGCAGGCGCAGAATCGCGGTTCTCGATCGAAATCACTCTCCCGGTTCGGGCGGAATCTTCGGACAGGAAATTGCGGCATCGTTGCAGACGTTCACCGGAGCGCTCATACAGAATTACATCGTCGGACTGGGTGGCGGAGATGTGACACCTGCTGTCATCAATCGGGTGATTGACGATCTCGCCTCGCGAACCGTGGCGGTCGACCCGATCTGGGAGGAGGTGATGGCATGA
- a CDS encoding 2-oxoacid:acceptor oxidoreductase family protein: MIEITIHGRGGQGGVTLAKLIATAHFLKGLHAQAFGVYAAERSGAPLQAYVRIDDDEITIHNQVQNPDHVIVLDRTLIGPQILIGHKPQGWIVLNTPQPAVIFAELFPGRNVAVVDATSIAVENNLGTRTVPIVNTALLGAVCRVLELTWEDVDAAIRHLRFDDVNVRAARQTYERIERTRLPGEARCATAAVIPGRPIGLLDPQVGAAPKLRTGNWATRRPERQGLVAPCAHACPAGNDISAFIAAVVRSDPDEALRTLLRTSPLPGVCGRVCPAPCIDACNRNEFDEPVHVRELERYAADHGELPEGTSPWRSQPIAVIGSGPAGLSCAYHLARLGYPVTVYEAGVQLGGLLRTGIPIYRLPREVLDREIGHILDHGVTAVTGITVTRDRLDEISRQFAAVFVAVGLQKFRSLDLGTAVSSSVIEGIEFLDRARRGRISCKDQRVVVVGGGNTAIDAARTALRLSARSIRVLYRRTRKEMPAIREEIEEALAERIEISELVLPTSLRPDHSGHVLTCSRMRLGEPDESGRRRPLIDTSEGSTFEIGCDVVILALGQAADLSILPAGATIEENRTLGGHNGSPIILGGDFATQDGTVAHAIGSGRRAAMRIHRSLTGEDLLPELGRPIATSGMVRSHMFSHSPAELAVELPPDDRRRTFDEVRLGYVDDLGRSPALAEASRCFSCGTCTDCGRCIEYCPEGILVQGRDGCYNFNYDYCKGCGVCASQCPRGVIHMTDL; the protein is encoded by the coding sequence ATGATCGAGATTACGATACACGGCCGAGGCGGACAGGGTGGCGTGACATTGGCAAAGCTGATCGCGACGGCTCACTTCCTGAAAGGCTTACATGCCCAGGCGTTCGGCGTCTATGCCGCGGAGCGTTCCGGCGCCCCCCTCCAAGCCTATGTTCGAATCGACGACGACGAGATCACCATTCATAATCAGGTCCAGAATCCGGATCATGTCATCGTCCTCGATCGCACCCTGATCGGTCCGCAAATCCTCATCGGTCACAAGCCGCAGGGCTGGATCGTGTTGAACACGCCGCAGCCGGCAGTCATATTTGCCGAGCTGTTTCCCGGCCGGAATGTCGCGGTCGTCGATGCCACATCGATCGCTGTGGAGAACAACCTGGGCACACGCACCGTCCCGATTGTGAACACTGCACTGCTCGGCGCGGTGTGCCGGGTTCTTGAATTAACCTGGGAGGACGTCGACGCCGCGATCCGCCACCTTCGATTCGACGATGTCAACGTCCGTGCCGCGCGCCAGACTTATGAGAGAATCGAGCGGACACGGCTCCCTGGCGAAGCAAGATGCGCTACGGCCGCAGTCATACCTGGTCGTCCGATCGGTCTGCTTGATCCTCAGGTTGGCGCAGCGCCGAAGCTGCGAACCGGGAACTGGGCGACTCGCCGCCCCGAGCGCCAGGGTCTTGTCGCGCCTTGCGCCCATGCGTGCCCGGCTGGCAATGACATTTCGGCCTTCATCGCGGCCGTGGTTCGCAGCGATCCGGACGAGGCGCTGCGAACGTTGCTGAGAACCTCGCCGCTGCCCGGCGTATGCGGACGCGTCTGCCCGGCTCCTTGCATTGACGCCTGCAATCGAAATGAGTTCGACGAACCGGTGCATGTGCGCGAGCTTGAGCGATATGCGGCGGATCACGGCGAACTGCCCGAGGGAACGTCGCCCTGGCGCAGTCAGCCGATTGCGGTGATCGGCTCCGGTCCGGCGGGGCTCAGTTGCGCCTATCACCTGGCGCGACTCGGCTATCCGGTGACTGTTTATGAAGCCGGTGTTCAACTCGGCGGACTACTGCGGACCGGTATTCCGATCTATCGATTGCCCCGAGAGGTTCTTGATCGCGAGATCGGCCACATCCTCGACCATGGTGTCACGGCCGTGACAGGCATCACGGTCACTCGCGACCGGCTTGACGAAATTTCGCGTCAATTTGCGGCCGTATTTGTCGCCGTCGGGCTTCAGAAATTTCGTTCACTGGACCTGGGCACCGCGGTGAGCAGCTCCGTCATTGAAGGAATTGAGTTTCTGGATCGGGCGCGTCGCGGCCGCATCTCCTGCAAGGACCAGCGTGTGGTCGTCGTGGGCGGAGGCAACACCGCGATCGACGCGGCGCGCACTGCTTTGCGGCTCAGCGCCCGAAGCATTCGGGTGCTCTACCGCCGGACGAGAAAGGAGATGCCGGCAATTCGCGAGGAGATTGAAGAAGCACTCGCGGAGCGGATTGAGATTTCTGAACTGGTGCTGCCGACCAGCCTGCGCCCCGACCATTCTGGGCACGTACTCACTTGCAGCCGCATGCGACTGGGCGAGCCGGACGAGTCCGGTCGCCGTCGACCGCTGATCGACACCTCTGAAGGCAGTACGTTCGAAATCGGTTGCGACGTCGTTATTCTCGCGCTGGGACAGGCGGCGGACCTTTCCATACTGCCGGCGGGCGCGACGATCGAAGAGAACCGAACGCTCGGCGGCCACAACGGCTCACCGATCATTCTGGGAGGCGATTTCGCAACCCAGGACGGCACGGTCGCTCACGCCATCGGCAGCGGCCGACGAGCGGCCATGCGAATACATCGATCGTTGACGGGCGAAGACCTGCTGCCTGAGCTCGGTCGACCAATTGCCACATCGGGCATGGTTCGTTCCCACATGTTCAGCCATTCCCCGGCGGAACTTGCAGTCGAGTTGCCGCCGGACGATCGACGCCGCACCTTCGACGAAGTGCGGCTTGGTTACGTCGACGACCTGGGACGAAGCCCTGCCCTGGCTGAGGCATCCAGGTGCTTTAGCTGTGGCACCTGCACGGATTGCGGTCGATGCATCGAGTACTGCCCTGAGGGAATCCTCGTTCAGGGTCGAGACGGCTGCTACAACTTTAATTACGACTATTGCAAAGGCTGCGGCGTGTGCGCGTCGCAATGTCCGCGCGGTGTGATCCACATGACCGACCTCTGA
- a CDS encoding WecB/TagA/CpsF family glycosyltransferase, protein MNHTTTTWLTRHLFDVRIDAVTTQQVLNAVDDAIKRRTRLLISVVNAAKMVNMDRDPALRRAVLGADLILADGMSIVWACRLFRSPLPERVAGIDLMRCMLERCDRNGHAVYLLGAEENVLAVARERVAQDYPGARIVGSRHGYYPATDEAQVAENIRDVKPDILFVAMSSPRKERFIAKWAHRMDVPVYHGVGGAFDVLAGKVRRAPKVIQRMGLEWAFRAAQEPRRLLSRYLDTNTVFAAKVMQEALQRSRRVLFGIDAPAKAAIRPLRVRHH, encoded by the coding sequence ATGAATCACACAACGACAACCTGGCTGACGCGTCATTTGTTTGATGTGCGAATCGACGCAGTGACGACGCAGCAAGTACTCAATGCGGTCGATGATGCGATCAAGCGGCGAACGCGCCTGCTTATCAGTGTCGTGAACGCGGCCAAGATGGTGAACATGGATCGCGACCCGGCCCTGCGCCGCGCCGTTCTCGGAGCCGACCTGATTCTTGCCGACGGCATGTCGATCGTGTGGGCCTGCCGGCTTTTTCGCTCGCCATTGCCGGAACGCGTCGCGGGAATCGACCTGATGCGCTGTATGCTTGAACGCTGCGATCGCAACGGCCATGCGGTTTACCTGCTAGGGGCGGAGGAAAACGTGCTGGCGGTCGCTCGTGAGCGCGTTGCCCAAGACTACCCCGGCGCGCGAATCGTCGGTTCACGGCATGGCTATTACCCGGCCACTGACGAAGCGCAAGTGGCGGAGAATATCCGAGATGTAAAACCGGACATCCTTTTCGTCGCCATGTCGTCGCCGCGAAAGGAAAGATTCATCGCAAAGTGGGCACACAGGATGGACGTGCCGGTTTACCACGGCGTCGGCGGCGCGTTTGACGTGTTAGCAGGCAAAGTGCGGCGCGCCCCGAAGGTCATCCAGCGCATGGGACTCGAATGGGCCTTCCGCGCGGCACAGGAACCACGAAGGTTGCTGAGCCGGTATCTCGATACGAATACCGTCTTCGCCGCAAAAGTTATGCAAGAAGCGTTGCAACGAAGTCGGCGCGTCCTCTTCGGCATTGATGCACCTGCAAAGGCAGCCATCCGGCCTCTGCGCGTTCGTCATCATTAG
- a CDS encoding phenylacetate--CoA ligase family protein, with protein sequence MMADLRTRLHAKVLMPLAYRMMRDRRFELIDALLARDAWSREEIRTHQAKQLARLFRICRDHNGYWQTKFVRHGVNPDGSNPHAELAKLPILTKDEVRANWRAMRSSHLPDSHVVLESSGGSTGKQVNLYQSRYYRTIHAANEYRSRAWMGLQPGEPYLCIQANGAYIRGQRRLLRTVRTAMERGFLIDGLQIDPSFVRGLLREAAARRPVHVFGYTTPMVAIARIARELKLDWNSVRAVSTTAERLFDADRAILEETYGAPVFDRYGSREVNSISMQCTAGCHHIFADLNVVEFLPIDDAEEDMNAVIVTPLDNEAMPLFRYRSGDEAAPIDGECICGRALPLMSGCRGRIANNFVTTDGRLINGGYFSRFFHGDPSVRSFQFHQTDVRHIDIYVALDGPTTSEQREQLERIRKQIDQDYPNQFETTLHLVDHIPPRKSGKHLFTISDVLLNQ encoded by the coding sequence ATGATGGCTGATCTGCGAACGCGCCTCCACGCAAAGGTTCTGATGCCGCTCGCCTATCGCATGATGCGCGATCGACGATTCGAACTGATCGATGCGCTGTTGGCGCGCGATGCATGGTCGCGCGAGGAGATCAGGACACACCAGGCGAAACAATTGGCTCGCCTATTCCGGATATGCCGCGATCACAACGGCTACTGGCAAACGAAGTTCGTCCGTCATGGAGTGAATCCAGACGGTTCCAATCCGCACGCGGAGCTTGCAAAATTACCGATTCTTACCAAGGACGAGGTTCGAGCGAACTGGCGTGCGATGCGATCGTCGCATCTGCCCGACTCTCACGTGGTCCTTGAGTCGTCGGGCGGTTCCACGGGGAAACAAGTCAATCTCTATCAGAGTCGGTACTATCGCACGATTCACGCGGCGAACGAATATCGATCGCGAGCATGGATGGGATTGCAGCCCGGCGAGCCCTACCTCTGCATTCAGGCGAACGGCGCTTACATTCGCGGCCAAAGACGGCTGCTGCGTACGGTTCGAACTGCAATGGAGCGAGGCTTCCTGATCGACGGCCTCCAGATCGACCCTTCGTTCGTTCGCGGCCTGCTACGCGAGGCGGCCGCTCGCCGTCCGGTACATGTTTTCGGCTATACAACGCCAATGGTCGCAATCGCCCGGATCGCTCGCGAGCTCAAACTGGACTGGAACAGCGTCCGGGCTGTGAGCACCACGGCCGAGCGTCTTTTCGACGCCGATCGTGCGATCCTCGAAGAGACGTACGGAGCGCCGGTTTTTGATCGGTACGGCAGCCGCGAAGTGAACTCCATCTCCATGCAGTGCACGGCCGGCTGTCATCATATTTTTGCTGATCTGAACGTGGTCGAGTTCTTGCCGATTGATGATGCCGAAGAGGATATGAATGCCGTCATCGTGACGCCGCTCGACAACGAGGCTATGCCGCTCTTCCGCTACCGAAGCGGAGACGAGGCCGCGCCGATCGACGGAGAATGCATATGCGGTCGGGCGCTGCCGCTCATGAGCGGATGCCGGGGGCGAATCGCCAACAACTTCGTCACCACCGACGGGCGACTGATCAACGGCGGATACTTCTCGCGATTCTTCCACGGCGATCCAAGCGTGCGGTCTTTTCAGTTTCATCAGACCGACGTACGCCACATCGATATCTACGTCGCTCTCGACGGACCTACAACTTCTGAACAACGAGAGCAGTTGGAACGCATACGGAAACAAATCGACCAGGACTATCCGAATCAGTTCGAGACAACCCTGCATCTGGTCGATCACATTCCCCCACGAAAGAGTGGTAAACACTTGTTCACAATTTCCGATGTCCTCCTGAATCAATAA
- a CDS encoding glycosyltransferase: protein MQRRNDRLQDDIANSTVRVVLLTSSLERGGAERQVVELANALDSSQYHVHVVSLSTENPLASDLRDAASRLVVVPKQRRFDLPLVFKIARLLRKLKADVVHSFMFDAEIVGRLSGRLARVPAVVCSNRCPHHGRGRFKRWVSRVTEPCFDVMIANSWAGMAFERDEQGVGANKLCVVPNGIDVNRFFPGRREDIRAALGVGPETVAIGMFAHFRGNKDHATLINAFAGLARGPRPVRLILVGGADGAGPEFIHGQCRAQVDRLGLTDQVSFLGARSDVADLYHAMDVKALSTLFEGTPNAVLEAMASGLPVVASDVCDNRRIVQDGVNGFIVPPRDSITLADRLKRLVDDADLRARLGASARQRAEREYSVSTLARRTAAVYLSVLPDKCPSRNTPRLAGTTGGDA, encoded by the coding sequence ATGCAGCGAAGAAACGACAGGTTACAAGACGACATCGCCAACAGTACGGTCCGTGTCGTACTGTTGACCAGCAGCCTCGAACGCGGCGGCGCAGAGCGGCAGGTTGTCGAACTGGCCAACGCGCTGGACTCGTCGCAATACCACGTGCATGTCGTCTCGCTCTCGACCGAGAACCCGCTCGCGTCTGATCTGCGTGACGCGGCGTCACGCCTCGTCGTCGTTCCCAAGCAGCGAAGGTTCGACTTGCCACTTGTGTTCAAGATCGCGCGGCTCCTGCGGAAGCTTAAGGCCGACGTGGTGCACTCATTCATGTTTGATGCAGAAATCGTGGGCCGATTGTCTGGTCGCCTCGCTCGGGTACCGGCCGTAGTCTGTTCAAACCGCTGCCCGCATCATGGACGCGGCCGCTTCAAGCGATGGGTTTCGCGTGTCACCGAACCATGTTTTGACGTGATGATCGCGAACTCATGGGCCGGAATGGCATTCGAGCGTGATGAACAGGGTGTCGGTGCCAACAAGCTTTGCGTCGTGCCCAATGGCATTGACGTGAACCGATTCTTTCCCGGCAGACGGGAAGATATTCGTGCGGCGCTGGGAGTCGGGCCGGAAACAGTAGCCATCGGCATGTTCGCCCACTTTCGCGGCAACAAGGATCATGCGACTCTGATCAACGCGTTCGCCGGCCTGGCGCGCGGACCGCGACCCGTCCGACTGATTCTGGTTGGCGGTGCGGATGGAGCCGGCCCTGAATTCATTCACGGACAATGTCGCGCCCAAGTCGATCGCCTCGGCCTCACGGATCAGGTGTCGTTTCTCGGCGCGCGATCGGACGTGGCCGATCTCTATCATGCGATGGACGTCAAAGCCCTCAGCACGCTCTTTGAAGGCACTCCCAACGCCGTACTTGAGGCGATGGCATCGGGACTACCGGTCGTCGCGAGCGACGTATGTGACAATCGCCGAATCGTCCAGGACGGCGTAAATGGCTTCATCGTTCCGCCACGGGACTCGATCACACTCGCCGATCGGCTGAAACGACTCGTTGATGACGCCGATTTGCGCGCCCGACTTGGCGCATCTGCCCGCCAACGTGCGGAGAGGGAGTACTCCGTGTCGACACTGGCTCGCCGGACCGCGGCCGTTTACCTGAGCGTGCTCCCAGACAAATGTCCGTCACGAAACACACCCCGGCTTGCAGGCACGACCGGAGGCGACGCATGA
- a CDS encoding glycosyltransferase: MKTWLESILAQALVTIILTVTMAATALGSRVRAWFCKAGARTVADRDGIDVVMAGTFYNGGWFRSHVMPLVHCNRVRRILVVCDQPLDAIDKVVYRTPSPFLMRVLGRTLARFLMLMRVARTARPQLLMGYHIMPNALMCLVAARWFGVLAAYQMTGGPVQVIGGGIGSENTLLRRQRRFSAFRERLMIRLVRAFDLVIVRGQSAAEYINSIGAGDRCRIIPGSIADRFAEPHNSPRPVDDAIDLIAVGRLVDVKRYDRLLNIVARLRHIIPGVRVAIVGDGPEESKLRDHASRLGISQHIVFMGKRDDVDRLLPSARAFIMTSENEGLSIAMMEAMAAGLPAIVPAVGELGDLVRDGETGIIINPEETDATAEKIASLLNNADLLKKLSRRAPQTALAHASVPAVARRWCDSFDSLDGYDRSVCANPSQPRRSAPADVPVVAPESTLRRLTLITTVALAVRLLFCFVAVPSLNLRTGPSQPDFYSSTDGYVQIARTLIEHGKYAFSADAPPTTYRAPMFPFALAAVYALLGDIGTAVLLVNCLVSALTCAFVFLIAKRFVGERAGFMLTVPAIFFPLSIYYCTSGFSDTFFAFAVSLYALTLLRLVQRPTAANGFLHGLAFAFAALTKAVILPIPFIIGAYLIVRTKLRGASEMRQSLRAGLIKHLVTAICVATAFISIWTARNLVVANQLILITGGTGYNALIGNFMIEEWSDCDTSLAYGRARAIEYVRKTHGAAIYNHQLRPTNYLDVPADIDHLYGRAALDMMFDSPFLMFRKLAVNSVRFWYFSSGALKSVANGVVNGVLLLFGIIALPGLHRNRGLETEIFGLFVFAFVVLYSMIIVHSSRFCLPMVMLIAPAASIGAARLTTWLRPASRIGAAAAFG, translated from the coding sequence ATGAAGACGTGGCTCGAATCCATCCTGGCACAAGCGCTCGTCACGATCATCCTGACGGTGACGATGGCGGCGACCGCGCTCGGAAGCCGGGTGCGCGCGTGGTTCTGCAAGGCCGGGGCGCGAACGGTCGCGGACCGCGACGGCATTGATGTCGTCATGGCAGGTACATTCTACAACGGCGGATGGTTTCGATCCCATGTCATGCCCCTTGTTCACTGCAATCGCGTCAGGCGGATCTTGGTCGTTTGTGACCAACCGCTCGATGCGATTGACAAGGTCGTCTATCGAACCCCATCCCCGTTTCTGATGCGTGTGCTCGGCCGGACGCTCGCTCGATTCTTGATGCTGATGCGCGTTGCGCGGACCGCGCGGCCGCAACTTCTCATGGGCTACCACATTATGCCAAACGCCCTCATGTGCCTTGTGGCGGCGCGATGGTTCGGCGTTCTGGCGGCGTATCAGATGACCGGTGGACCTGTGCAGGTGATCGGCGGCGGAATTGGCAGCGAGAACACGCTCCTGCGGCGGCAGCGACGATTCTCTGCGTTCCGTGAGCGTCTGATGATTCGACTTGTACGGGCGTTCGATCTCGTCATTGTTCGCGGGCAATCGGCCGCGGAGTACATTAACTCGATCGGCGCGGGTGATCGTTGCCGAATCATTCCCGGAAGCATTGCCGACAGATTCGCCGAGCCGCACAACTCTCCTCGGCCTGTCGATGACGCGATTGATCTGATCGCCGTCGGACGGCTCGTCGATGTGAAGCGATATGACCGCCTGTTGAACATCGTCGCAAGGCTGCGGCATATCATTCCGGGCGTTCGCGTGGCGATTGTCGGGGACGGACCCGAAGAGTCGAAGCTTCGAGATCATGCGTCGCGGCTCGGTATTTCGCAACACATCGTCTTCATGGGGAAGCGAGACGATGTCGATCGACTCTTGCCTAGCGCTCGTGCCTTTATCATGACATCCGAAAACGAGGGACTCTCCATCGCCATGATGGAAGCCATGGCAGCCGGCCTGCCGGCGATCGTTCCCGCCGTCGGAGAACTTGGCGATCTCGTCCGGGATGGCGAGACCGGCATCATTATCAATCCGGAAGAAACTGATGCTACCGCAGAGAAAATCGCGTCGCTCCTGAATAATGCCGATCTCCTTAAGAAGCTCTCTCGCCGGGCTCCACAGACGGCCCTAGCCCATGCAAGCGTCCCGGCCGTGGCACGGAGATGGTGCGACTCCTTTGATTCGTTAGACGGATATGATCGCAGTGTCTGTGCGAATCCATCGCAACCTCGACGCAGTGCGCCGGCGGATGTACCCGTGGTTGCGCCCGAATCGACCCTGCGGCGCCTTACGCTGATCACCACCGTCGCGCTGGCGGTGCGTTTGCTCTTCTGCTTTGTGGCGGTCCCCTCGCTGAATCTCCGTACCGGTCCTTCTCAGCCGGATTTCTACTCCTCAACCGACGGCTACGTCCAGATCGCCAGGACGTTAATCGAGCACGGGAAATATGCATTCAGCGCCGACGCCCCGCCGACAACCTACCGCGCGCCGATGTTCCCTTTCGCGCTGGCCGCGGTTTACGCACTTCTGGGTGACATCGGCACGGCAGTTCTGTTGGTAAATTGTCTGGTGTCAGCACTAACTTGCGCGTTTGTGTTCCTGATTGCGAAGCGTTTCGTCGGTGAGCGCGCCGGCTTCATGCTGACCGTGCCGGCGATCTTCTTCCCATTGTCAATTTACTACTGCACGAGCGGCTTCTCTGATACGTTTTTTGCGTTTGCAGTCAGCCTGTACGCGCTCACATTGTTGCGACTTGTTCAGAGACCGACCGCCGCAAACGGTTTCCTGCACGGTCTTGCTTTCGCGTTCGCAGCATTGACAAAGGCCGTTATCCTTCCGATACCGTTTATCATCGGCGCATACCTGATCGTGCGGACGAAATTGAGAGGCGCGTCGGAAATGCGTCAATCATTGCGTGCCGGACTCATCAAGCACCTCGTCACGGCGATTTGCGTTGCGACGGCATTCATCTCGATCTGGACCGCGCGCAACCTTGTCGTCGCGAATCAGTTGATCCTGATCACGGGCGGCACTGGCTACAACGCGCTGATCGGAAACTTCATGATCGAGGAGTGGAGCGATTGTGACACGAGTCTTGCCTACGGACGCGCTCGCGCCATCGAATACGTCCGCAAAACACACGGAGCCGCGATTTACAATCACCAACTTCGCCCCACGAATTATCTGGACGTGCCAGCCGATATCGATCATCTCTACGGACGCGCAGCGCTTGACATGATGTTTGATTCACCGTTCCTCATGTTTCGAAAACTGGCAGTCAATTCCGTACGTTTTTGGTACTTCTCGTCAGGTGCACTCAAATCGGTCGCGAACGGCGTCGTCAATGGCGTCCTGTTGCTGTTTGGAATTATTGCGCTACCCGGCCTACATCGAAATCGAGGGTTGGAGACGGAAATATTCGGACTATTTGTCTTCGCCTTCGTGGTCCTCTATTCGATGATTATTGTCCATTCCTCACGGTTCTGTTTGCCGATGGTGATGTTGATTGCGCCTGCGGCTTCGATTGGTGCGGCTCGTCTGACGACGTGGCTTCGACCGGCCTCGCGCATCGGCGCGGCTGCTGCGTTTGGATAA
- a CDS encoding pyruvate synthase subunit beta: protein MTHMTTVTACDHILRAGNTNCAGCGMSVGLQLLEQGLGATRPTLAIPACCGIVTAGAFPTSGYAVPVAATTFASAPAVATGLSIVYELNRDPHPVVCWAGDGGTYDIGIATLSAAAERNENIIYICYDNEIYGNTGGQRSSATPEGVRTSTTPRGKAERKKDILAIMAAHRIPYAATLSVAHRDDFLRKVRTALSIRGFRFLLMLSPCPTGWKSEPEESVDLIDLAVRCGLFPLIEIFDGRRYRINVRPDGTPLDAYTSRQRRYASTEIDMDRLKASIADDWQQLDMLARVFPAK, encoded by the coding sequence ATGACTCACATGACCACAGTCACCGCGTGCGATCACATTCTCAGAGCCGGCAATACAAACTGCGCCGGCTGCGGAATGTCCGTGGGCTTGCAGTTACTTGAGCAGGGACTCGGCGCGACACGACCGACCCTCGCTATACCGGCCTGTTGTGGCATTGTGACGGCTGGGGCGTTTCCGACATCGGGCTATGCAGTGCCTGTCGCTGCGACGACATTCGCCAGCGCGCCGGCAGTCGCCACCGGACTTTCAATCGTCTACGAGCTGAATCGGGACCCACATCCGGTCGTATGCTGGGCAGGCGATGGCGGGACGTATGACATCGGCATCGCAACTCTGTCAGCCGCCGCTGAACGAAACGAAAATATCATCTACATCTGCTACGACAACGAGATTTACGGAAACACGGGCGGGCAGCGAAGTTCCGCGACTCCGGAAGGCGTACGCACCTCAACGACACCGCGCGGCAAGGCGGAGCGCAAGAAGGATATCTTGGCGATCATGGCAGCGCATCGCATTCCCTACGCAGCCACCTTGAGTGTCGCGCATCGCGATGACTTTCTTCGAAAGGTTCGCACCGCACTTTCAATACGAGGCTTTCGATTTCTACTGATGTTGTCGCCCTGCCCAACAGGTTGGAAATCGGAACCGGAAGAGAGTGTTGACCTGATCGATCTGGCAGTGCGATGCGGGCTGTTCCCGCTCATTGAGATTTTCGACGGACGTCGCTATCGGATCAATGTGCGGCCCGACGGCACCCCACTCGATGCGTACACGTCGCGACAACGCCGATACGCCTCGACCGAAATCGATATGGACCGCCTCAAAGCGTCAATCGCGGATGACTGGCAGCAATTGGATATGCTCGCGAGGGTGTTCCCTGCGAAATGA